From one Rhizobium sp. CIAT894 genomic stretch:
- a CDS encoding uracil-DNA glycosylase family protein has product MTDEATLEMLRSEIASCRICRDMPGKGPEYRLPHEPRPVVVISSKARILIAGQAPGLRVHESGLPFDDASGDRLRSWLGVDRASFYDRDRFAIVPMGFCFPGYDDKGADLPPRRECAPFWRQRVISAMPQIELVLVIGQYAQAWHMVDEKQSNMTETVRAWRDSLLSGRLPAVLPLPHPSWRNSGWLKRNPWFEGELLPVLRGRTKILLS; this is encoded by the coding sequence ATGACCGACGAAGCCACCCTGGAGATGCTGAGGAGCGAAATCGCCTCCTGCCGCATCTGTCGGGATATGCCGGGCAAAGGCCCTGAATATCGGCTGCCGCACGAGCCGCGGCCGGTGGTGGTGATCTCCTCGAAGGCACGCATCCTGATCGCCGGACAGGCGCCGGGGCTCAGGGTGCATGAGAGCGGCCTGCCGTTTGACGATGCCTCGGGCGACCGGTTGCGGTCCTGGCTCGGCGTCGACAGGGCAAGCTTCTACGACCGCGACCGATTCGCCATCGTGCCGATGGGGTTCTGCTTTCCCGGCTACGACGACAAGGGCGCAGATCTGCCGCCGCGCCGCGAATGCGCGCCATTCTGGCGGCAGAGGGTGATTTCGGCGATGCCGCAGATCGAACTGGTGCTGGTCATCGGTCAATATGCGCAGGCCTGGCATATGGTTGACGAAAAGCAGAGCAATATGACCGAGACCGTGCGGGCATGGCGCGACAGCCTGCTGTCCGGCCGGTTGCCGGCGGTACTGCCGCTGCCGCATCCCAGCTGGCGCAACAGCGGTTGGCTCAAGCGTAATCCCTGGTTTGAGGGCGAACTTCTCCCGGTCTTGCGCGGGCGGACGAAAATACTGCTTTCCTGA
- a CDS encoding thermonuclease family protein, whose amino-acid sequence MTRGLRLIRDGVIAFALLALLALIAAKLNDAARIERAGAFHAADGDSLILGDERLRLEGIDAPELHQSCERAGKTWACGRAAREALQSMVLASGTLCQGSRRDRYDRLLVVCRSEAGGDINAAMVRRGMAISYGGYGKEEAEARAAKAGLWAGAFERPRDVRDHARHKSSFDGPLRFIRQIAGWE is encoded by the coding sequence GTGACACGGGGCCTGCGCCTGATTCGCGACGGCGTGATCGCTTTTGCCCTGCTGGCGCTCCTGGCGCTGATTGCCGCCAAGCTCAACGACGCAGCGAGAATCGAGCGTGCTGGCGCTTTTCATGCTGCCGACGGCGACAGTTTGATATTGGGAGACGAACGTTTGCGCCTCGAAGGCATCGATGCACCGGAGCTCCACCAGAGCTGCGAACGGGCGGGGAAGACCTGGGCTTGCGGGCGCGCGGCGCGCGAGGCGCTGCAGAGCATGGTCCTGGCATCGGGAACGCTTTGCCAGGGCAGCCGGCGCGACCGGTACGACAGGCTGCTTGTCGTCTGCCGAAGCGAGGCGGGTGGTGACATCAATGCCGCCATGGTGCGCCGGGGCATGGCCATCTCCTATGGCGGCTATGGCAAGGAGGAGGCCGAGGCGAGGGCCGCGAAGGCGGGCCTTTGGGCCGGGGCTTTCGAGCGGCCGCGTGATGTGCGCGATCACGCGCGCCACAAATCCAGCTTCGACGGCCCCCTGCGTTTCATCCGGCAAATCGCCGGGTGGGAGTAA
- a CDS encoding diacylglycerol kinase, whose amino-acid sequence MTKPAVTKQTGFRHFIAAASYSWAGFLRVLKEAAFRQELGFFVVSMATLALVGASAGEIVVAVLLFLGLFSMEAMNTAVEEVIDRISPEISIVGKHAKDLGSFAVTCMIAACCLYLGFVLGKHLFFSPA is encoded by the coding sequence TTGACGAAGCCCGCGGTGACGAAGCAGACCGGATTTCGGCATTTCATCGCCGCGGCGAGCTATTCCTGGGCGGGTTTCCTGCGCGTGCTGAAAGAGGCGGCCTTCCGTCAGGAGCTCGGCTTCTTCGTCGTTTCGATGGCGACGCTGGCGCTGGTGGGGGCGAGCGCGGGTGAAATCGTCGTCGCAGTGCTGCTGTTTCTCGGGCTGTTTTCGATGGAGGCGATGAATACCGCCGTCGAAGAGGTGATCGACCGGATTTCACCGGAGATTTCGATCGTCGGCAAACATGCCAAGGATCTCGGCTCCTTTGCAGTGACCTGCATGATCGCTGCCTGCTGCCTCTATCTCGGCTTCGTTCTCGGCAAGCACCTGTTTTTCAGCCCCGCCTGA
- the cobT gene encoding nicotinate-nucleotide--dimethylbenzimidazole phosphoribosyltransferase → MSVSGLPFDDFRTLLRDLPGPDARALVTARERDAQLTKPPGALGRLEEIAFWLAAWTGRAPAVNRPLVAIFAGNHGVTRQGITPFPPAVTQQMVENFAAGGAAINQICVAYDLGLKVFDLALEYPTGDITEEAALSERDCAATMAFGMEAIAGGTDLLCIGEMGIGNTTIAAAINYALYGGSARDWVGPGTGSEGEMLERKIAAVEKAVALHSDHLDDPLEIMRRLGGREIAAMAGAILAARMERIPVLIDGYVATAAAAILKAANPSALDHCLIGHVSGEPGHLRAIEMLGKTPLLALGMRLGEGTGAALAAGIVKAAAACHSGMATFAQAGVANKH, encoded by the coding sequence ATGAGCGTTTCAGGCCTGCCGTTCGACGATTTCCGTACCCTGCTCCGTGACCTGCCGGGGCCGGATGCCCGCGCGCTGGTGACCGCGCGCGAACGCGACGCGCAACTGACCAAGCCGCCGGGCGCGCTTGGAAGGCTCGAGGAAATCGCCTTCTGGCTTGCTGCCTGGACGGGCCGCGCCCCCGCCGTCAACCGGCCGCTGGTGGCAATCTTTGCCGGCAATCACGGCGTCACCAGGCAGGGCATCACGCCCTTTCCGCCCGCGGTGACGCAGCAGATGGTCGAGAATTTTGCGGCCGGCGGTGCGGCGATCAACCAGATCTGCGTTGCCTATGATCTCGGGCTGAAAGTCTTCGATCTGGCGCTTGAATATCCCACAGGCGACATCACCGAGGAGGCTGCGCTTTCCGAGCGCGATTGCGCTGCCACCATGGCCTTCGGCATGGAGGCGATTGCCGGTGGCACCGACCTGCTCTGCATCGGCGAAATGGGTATCGGCAATACGACGATTGCCGCTGCGATCAACTACGCGCTCTACGGCGGTTCGGCGCGCGACTGGGTTGGACCCGGCACTGGTTCGGAAGGCGAGATGCTGGAGCGCAAGATCGCGGCGGTGGAAAAGGCGGTGGCGCTGCACAGCGATCATCTCGACGATCCCCTCGAGATCATGCGGCGGCTCGGAGGCCGCGAGATCGCGGCCATGGCCGGCGCCATCCTTGCCGCCCGCATGGAGCGCATCCCGGTGCTGATCGACGGTTATGTCGCGACGGCCGCTGCGGCTATCCTGAAGGCCGCCAATCCATCCGCGCTCGACCATTGCCTGATCGGACATGTTTCCGGCGAGCCCGGACATCTGCGCGCGATCGAGATGCTCGGCAAGACGCCGCTTCTGGCGCTCGGTATGCGGCTCGGCGAAGGCACGGGGGCTGCTCTTGCCGCCGGCATCGTCAAGGCGGCGGCCGCCTGCCATTCCGGCATGGCGACTTTCGCCCAGGCGGGTGTGGCCAACAAGCATTAG
- a CDS encoding adenosylcobinamide-GDP ribazoletransferase, with the protein MKIKDLAVDTARAVAFLSRIPMPQSLFKTYDGRLGRLVRAFPFAGIVIGLVPALALLLLLGLRADPPMAALIALSIQVVVTGALHEDGLADTADGIGGGKSREQSLEIMKDSRIGTYGAIALILSFAIRAAALAAIAGHASPLTSALAIPAVAALSRGAIAWHWQWLPPAKADGVAASTGQPDEAAMQFALASAGLLAALLIWPAFGLRPLVASLLAAGIAALAFTAFIRRKLAGHTGDTLGATQQICEIAALCALATAL; encoded by the coding sequence ATGAAGATCAAGGACCTTGCGGTCGATACCGCCCGCGCCGTCGCCTTCCTCAGCCGCATTCCCATGCCGCAGTCACTGTTCAAGACCTATGACGGCAGGCTCGGCCGGCTGGTGCGCGCCTTTCCCTTCGCCGGCATCGTCATCGGCCTCGTCCCCGCACTCGCCCTGCTTCTGCTTTTGGGGCTGCGCGCCGATCCGCCGATGGCGGCCCTGATCGCGCTTTCCATCCAGGTCGTCGTCACCGGCGCACTGCACGAGGATGGCCTGGCCGATACGGCCGACGGCATCGGCGGCGGCAAGAGCCGCGAGCAGAGCCTCGAGATCATGAAGGACAGCCGGATCGGCACTTACGGCGCGATAGCGCTGATCCTCTCCTTCGCGATCCGAGCGGCAGCACTTGCCGCCATTGCCGGCCACGCCTCGCCGCTCACGTCGGCCCTTGCCATTCCCGCCGTCGCCGCGCTCAGCCGCGGCGCCATCGCCTGGCACTGGCAGTGGCTGCCGCCGGCCAAGGCCGATGGCGTCGCCGCCTCGACCGGCCAGCCGGATGAAGCGGCGATGCAATTTGCCCTCGCCTCGGCCGGCCTCTTGGCGGCGCTTCTGATCTGGCCGGCCTTCGGTCTGCGGCCGCTGGTCGCCAGCCTGCTTGCCGCCGGCATCGCCGCACTTGCCTTTACCGCCTTCATCCGCCGCAAGCTTGCCGGCCACACCGGCGACACGCTGGGCGCGACGCAGCAAATTTGCGAAATCGCCGCGCTTTGCGCCCTTGCCACGGCTCTTTGA
- a CDS encoding DUF1289 domain-containing protein yields the protein MQTPCIHVCSLDSATGFCAGCGRTLQEIGSWVSYSDTERSRIMVLLPARLAAVAALSNHIETSLASGPERPL from the coding sequence ATGCAAACACCCTGCATTCACGTCTGCTCGCTGGATTCAGCCACCGGATTTTGCGCCGGATGCGGCCGGACTCTTCAGGAAATCGGCAGCTGGGTGAGCTACTCCGACACCGAGCGGAGCCGGATCATGGTGTTGCTGCCAGCAAGGCTTGCAGCCGTCGCCGCGCTATCGAACCACATCGAAACAAGCCTCGCCAGCGGGCCGGAGCGGCCTTTATGA
- a CDS encoding TIGR02281 family clan AA aspartic protease, translating into MIRLTVFLVVIGIGLALLIVNNDSSRILGLQSDDFVRVVYLLPIALMLSAGIWARRSSVGETMRQMMIWLVIILALVTVYLYRQEALGVGNRLLAGLVPGRAVVVTTSEGGQEIILHKLLNGHFEADVAVNGQTIEMLVDTGASMVALSHEDAERIGIDLSRLTYSMTVMTANGRGRAAPVTLDQVAIGPIVRNNVAASVAEDGRLDQSLLGMSFLETLGSLQMQTDELRMRN; encoded by the coding sequence ATGATCCGTTTGACCGTCTTCCTCGTCGTAATCGGCATCGGCCTTGCGCTGCTGATCGTCAACAATGACAGCAGCCGAATCCTCGGCCTGCAAAGCGATGACTTCGTTCGCGTCGTCTATCTGCTGCCGATCGCGCTGATGCTGTCGGCCGGCATCTGGGCGCGCCGGAGCAGCGTCGGTGAAACGATGCGCCAAATGATGATCTGGCTGGTGATCATCCTGGCGCTCGTGACTGTCTATCTCTATCGCCAGGAAGCGCTCGGCGTCGGCAACCGGCTGCTCGCCGGCCTCGTTCCCGGCCGCGCCGTCGTCGTCACCACAAGCGAAGGCGGCCAGGAGATCATCCTGCACAAGCTGCTGAACGGCCATTTCGAAGCCGATGTCGCCGTCAACGGCCAGACGATCGAGATGCTCGTCGATACCGGCGCCAGCATGGTGGCGCTGTCCCACGAAGATGCCGAGCGGATCGGCATCGACCTCTCCCGGCTCACCTATTCCATGACCGTCATGACCGCCAACGGCCGCGGCCGCGCAGCGCCCGTCACGCTCGACCAGGTGGCGATCGGCCCGATCGTCCGCAACAATGTCGCAGCCAGCGTCGCCGAGGACGGCCGGCTCGACCAGAGCCTGCTCGGCATGAGCTTCCTGGAAACGCTGGGCTCGCTGCAGATGCAAACCGACGAACTCCGCATGCGGAATTGA
- a CDS encoding EamA family transporter: protein MNSLWPIIIGGVLPALFWGITAIFQKQSATAATGSAVYLIAFGVACALAGLIVALIWRPAPWTAEGIGFAATAGACFALGTGLISFALFAYGVPVSKLAPIWSCNVLVTLAVGAVFLGEASEVNLMKLAAGTLLILSGALLVSSA, encoded by the coding sequence ATGAATTCACTCTGGCCGATCATCATCGGCGGCGTTTTGCCGGCGCTCTTCTGGGGCATCACCGCCATCTTTCAGAAGCAGAGCGCCACGGCTGCCACCGGCTCCGCCGTCTATCTGATCGCCTTCGGCGTCGCCTGTGCACTGGCCGGCCTGATCGTCGCACTGATCTGGCGCCCCGCCCCCTGGACGGCCGAAGGTATTGGTTTTGCCGCCACCGCAGGCGCCTGCTTCGCTCTCGGCACCGGCCTGATCAGCTTCGCGCTTTTCGCCTATGGCGTCCCGGTCTCCAAACTGGCCCCGATCTGGAGCTGTAACGTACTGGTGACGCTGGCAGTCGGCGCTGTGTTTCTCGGCGAAGCCTCCGAGGTCAATCTGATGAAGCTTGCCGCCGGCACCCTGCTCATCCTCTCAGGCGCTCTGTTAGTCAGCAGTGCCTGA
- a CDS encoding LysR family transcriptional regulator — MNPRQLKTFLAVTRHGNLTRAAAEVNLAQSSLSDQIQALEEELGVELFLRSRQGVVPTAAGAALKTYAEEILTLNDEAKSAVRAAAGNAQHSISVGTLETIAAERLAPWLSLFGKQNPGLGLKLKIGGSGELLAQLQAGSLDVAFTFDRGEQDQRFAMRQVSSEPLVLIAGGNARALPPESLAALSTAPFIATEAGCVYRHLFDTAFGAAGVAAPPIVTEVDSIATIVRLVASGAGYGLVPRLVVGARRDIVELPWPGEPPAAALVMMWRRRRVQPPALTLLLQSASDELSPVRPADARLRHAG; from the coding sequence ATGAACCCGCGACAATTGAAGACGTTCCTTGCGGTGACCCGACACGGAAATCTCACGCGCGCCGCTGCCGAGGTTAATCTCGCCCAGTCGAGCCTCAGCGACCAAATCCAGGCGTTGGAGGAAGAGCTCGGCGTAGAGCTTTTCCTGCGCTCTCGGCAGGGTGTCGTCCCGACAGCGGCGGGTGCGGCGCTGAAGACCTATGCGGAAGAAATCCTGACGCTGAACGACGAGGCAAAAAGCGCCGTCCGTGCCGCCGCCGGCAACGCCCAACACTCCATCAGCGTGGGCACGCTTGAAACCATCGCCGCCGAAAGGCTGGCGCCCTGGCTGTCGCTCTTTGGCAAGCAGAACCCGGGCCTTGGCCTGAAGCTGAAGATCGGCGGCAGCGGCGAATTGCTTGCGCAATTGCAGGCGGGCTCGCTCGATGTCGCCTTCACCTTCGATCGTGGGGAGCAGGACCAGCGTTTCGCCATGCGCCAGGTCTCTAGCGAGCCACTGGTGCTGATCGCCGGCGGCAATGCGCGCGCCCTTCCACCCGAAAGTCTCGCGGCATTGAGCACTGCGCCCTTCATCGCCACCGAAGCCGGCTGCGTTTACCGCCACCTGTTCGACACCGCCTTTGGCGCGGCTGGTGTAGCTGCGCCGCCTATTGTCACGGAAGTCGACAGCATCGCGACAATCGTCCGCCTTGTCGCCTCTGGCGCAGGTTACGGGCTGGTCCCTCGTCTCGTGGTCGGGGCGCGCCGCGATATTGTCGAGCTGCCATGGCCAGGCGAACCACCCGCGGCAGCGCTGGTGATGATGTGGCGGCGCAGGCGCGTGCAGCCGCCGGCGCTCACCCTCCTGCTACAATCGGCAAGCGACGAACTCTCGCCGGTCAGACCAGCCGATGCCCGCCTTCGACATGCAGGATAG
- a CDS encoding SDR family oxidoreductase — MTAIGIEDAKVIIVGGSSGMGQALARRLLDEGMSVMIAGRSRDRLAMAHQQLGGHPKLATYVVDISREEEVAALFRESGPVDHIVSTAADIKGAYQPLPSIELAAARRVVESKFYGPLLLAKYGAARLPPSGSITFTSGVAAYRPAARGSVVAAVNAALEGLVRALAVELAPIRVNAISPGWVDTPIWSLVAGDAKQATLEAMAQRLPAGRVGQPEDIADAIRFLIGNGFTTGTILHVEGGHRLV, encoded by the coding sequence ATGACTGCTATCGGGATCGAAGATGCGAAGGTGATAATCGTCGGCGGCAGCTCCGGCATGGGGCAGGCGCTTGCCAGGCGCCTTCTCGATGAGGGGATGTCGGTAATGATTGCGGGACGCAGCCGGGACAGGCTCGCGATGGCGCACCAACAACTGGGCGGGCATCCGAAGCTTGCGACATATGTCGTCGATATATCGCGGGAGGAGGAAGTCGCGGCGCTGTTTCGAGAGAGCGGACCGGTCGACCATATCGTCAGCACGGCCGCCGATATCAAAGGGGCCTACCAGCCGCTGCCGTCGATCGAGCTTGCGGCAGCGCGACGGGTGGTCGAGAGCAAGTTTTACGGGCCGCTGCTGCTGGCGAAATATGGTGCGGCCCGTCTGCCGCCGTCAGGATCGATCACCTTTACCTCGGGTGTCGCGGCTTATCGGCCGGCAGCGCGCGGATCAGTGGTCGCAGCCGTCAATGCGGCGCTCGAGGGCCTGGTCAGAGCGCTTGCCGTCGAACTGGCGCCGATCCGCGTCAATGCCATATCGCCGGGATGGGTCGATACACCGATCTGGAGCTTGGTCGCCGGAGACGCCAAGCAGGCGACGCTGGAGGCGATGGCGCAGCGCCTGCCGGCAGGGCGTGTCGGTCAGCCGGAGGATATTGCCGACGCGATCCGTTTCCTGATCGGCAATGGCTTCACGACCGGCACTATCCTGCATGTCGAAGGCGGGCATCGGCTGGTCTGA
- a CDS encoding ABC transporter permease, whose protein sequence is MNVEAIKSIYFFEMARTRRTLLQSVISPVISTSLYFIVFGAAIGSRIQEVEGVSYGAFITPGLIMLTLLGQCISNGSFGIYFPKFTGTIYEVLSAPVAMTEILIGYVGAAATKGMIIGFIILLTANFFVDVRIEHPFMMILFFLLTAITFSLFGFMIGIWAGNFEQLNLIPMLVVPPLTFLGGSFYSVNMLPPFWQAVSHLNPVLYLVSGFRWSFYGIADVNPAISLAMITVFLAICLGTLGWIFKTGYRLRN, encoded by the coding sequence ATGAACGTCGAAGCGATCAAATCCATCTATTTCTTCGAGATGGCCCGCACCCGCCGCACGCTGCTGCAGAGCGTCATCTCACCCGTCATCTCGACATCGCTCTATTTCATCGTCTTCGGTGCCGCGATCGGTTCACGCATCCAGGAGGTGGAGGGGGTCTCCTACGGCGCTTTCATCACGCCCGGCCTGATCATGCTGACGCTGCTCGGCCAGTGCATCAGCAACGGCTCCTTCGGCATCTATTTCCCGAAGTTCACCGGCACGATCTACGAGGTGCTTTCGGCGCCGGTGGCGATGACTGAAATCCTGATCGGTTATGTCGGGGCAGCGGCGACCAAGGGCATGATCATCGGCTTCATCATCCTTCTCACCGCCAATTTCTTTGTCGATGTCAGGATCGAGCATCCCTTCATGATGATCCTGTTCTTTCTGCTGACGGCGATCACCTTCAGCCTGTTCGGGTTCATGATCGGCATCTGGGCCGGCAATTTCGAGCAGCTGAACCTCATTCCCATGCTGGTCGTACCGCCGCTGACCTTCCTCGGCGGCAGCTTCTATTCGGTCAACATGCTGCCGCCGTTCTGGCAGGCGGTCAGCCACCTCAATCCAGTGCTCTATCTCGTCAGCGGCTTCCGCTGGAGCTTCTACGGGATCGCCGACGTCAACCCGGCAATCAGCCTGGCGATGATCACGGTGTTCCTGGCGATCTGCCTGGGAACGCTCGGCTGGATCTTCAAGACCGGTTACCGGCTGCGCAACTGA
- a CDS encoding ABC transporter ATP-binding protein, with amino-acid sequence MAPIISVQNLTKTYANGFEALKGINLTVEKGEILALLGPNGAGKTTLISIICGIANPSGGQVLVAGHDVVKDFRATRGMIGLVPQELTTDQFETVFNTVSFSRGLHGKKANPAHIEKVLRALSLWDKKDNMLRQLSGGMKRRVLIAKALSHEPDILFLDEPTAGVDVTLRKDMWNVVQELRTSGVTIILTTHYIEEAEEIADRVGVINGGQLLLVEDKAALMAKLGRKQLILDLAEPLERLPDCFAGNGLTLEADGSRLTYDFDADNEQESIAALLTRLGENNIHFKDLSTRQSSLEDIFVALVGAGK; translated from the coding sequence ATGGCCCCCATTATTTCCGTTCAGAACCTCACAAAGACTTATGCCAACGGGTTCGAGGCCCTGAAAGGCATCAATCTCACTGTCGAAAAGGGCGAGATCCTGGCGCTGCTCGGGCCGAACGGCGCGGGCAAGACGACTCTGATCTCGATCATCTGCGGTATCGCCAATCCGAGCGGCGGCCAGGTGCTGGTCGCAGGCCACGACGTCGTCAAGGATTTTCGCGCCACGCGCGGGATGATCGGGCTGGTGCCGCAGGAACTGACCACCGATCAGTTCGAGACGGTGTTCAATACGGTGAGTTTTTCGCGGGGGCTGCACGGCAAGAAGGCCAATCCGGCCCATATCGAGAAGGTGCTGCGCGCGCTTTCGCTCTGGGACAAGAAGGACAACATGCTGCGCCAGCTTTCCGGCGGCATGAAGCGCCGGGTGCTGATCGCCAAGGCGCTGTCGCATGAGCCGGATATTCTTTTCCTCGACGAACCCACAGCCGGAGTCGACGTGACGCTGCGCAAGGACATGTGGAATGTCGTTCAGGAGCTTCGAACCTCGGGCGTCACCATCATCCTGACCACCCACTATATCGAAGAAGCCGAGGAGATCGCCGATCGTGTCGGCGTCATCAATGGCGGGCAATTGCTGCTTGTCGAAGACAAGGCGGCGCTGATGGCCAAGCTCGGCCGCAAGCAACTCATTCTCGATCTCGCCGAACCGCTCGAACGGCTTCCGGATTGTTTTGCCGGCAACGGACTGACGCTGGAAGCGGACGGCAGCCGGCTGACCTACGATTTCGACGCCGACAACGAGCAGGAGAGCATCGCGGCACTCCTGACCCGACTCGGTGAGAACAACATCCATTTCAAGGATCTCTCGACGCGGCAGAGTTCGCTCGAAGACATCTTCGTAGCGCTGGTGGGAGCGGGCAAATGA